A genomic region of Trichothermofontia sichuanensis B231 contains the following coding sequences:
- a CDS encoding EAL domain-containing protein: protein MNGEQQQICHYLVISDTQGKRVIPLESSTYSIGRDPNNSIPLKSRWVSRQHAILLRVTVPNSNNYLFRIIDGDLQGKRSTNGLRINGRSRVSHDLKHGDVISFGKDIEARYYTTYTAVDPKILESGDISDLLSHIDEDEENVLEKTLITDHAELKEVYETSLIRLASFPELNPNPVIEISMKGKLTYLNPAAIQVFPDIQTLLLKHPLLAGILPVDKHYPEQKHFEREIYLKDRCFQQLVHYIYESDLVRSYVVDITDYKKAEAALRKSEAKNRALLDAIPDLMLHLNSSGIILDFKVPKGHPLQSSSANFVGQNIYQILPTPAAQQMIRYVRRTLQTNRTEVFEYESLVDGSILFYEARIVTITQDEALAIIRNITDRKGFEKQLLYDALHDALTGLPNRNLFMNRLSHAIELAKRRDDYLFAVLFIDLDRFKVINDSLGHIVGDQLLIAISRKLEACLRSGDTVARLGGDEFAILLEDINSTEDATALAERLQRELSVPFYLDHQEVFVTLSVGIALSTTGYRLPEELLRDADTAMYHAKSLGRARYELFDQQMHDRAVALLQLDNDLRRAVERQEFLLYYQPIVSLATGHITGFEALIRWQHPQRGLVPPNEFITLAEETGLIIAMGDWLLWEACTQAQRWQQQFPKASPLTMSVNLASQQFSQPQLVEKVGKILAETGMAPGTLNLEITEGTIMENIQLSKDIFVALKRLNLQLCIDDFGTGYSSLSYLHRFPIDILKVDRSFVNAISPHTDSHGETGSEITQTIIMLAHNLELSVVAEGIETIEQLQYLRERNCEYGQGYLFSHPLPSHEVEALLTANPTW from the coding sequence ATGAATGGTGAGCAGCAGCAAATTTGCCATTACCTAGTGATTTCAGATACTCAGGGTAAGCGCGTGATTCCACTGGAGTCCTCTACCTATTCGATCGGGCGGGATCCGAATAACTCGATTCCCTTAAAATCCCGTTGGGTCTCACGCCAACATGCTATCCTGTTGCGGGTCACTGTCCCCAATTCTAATAACTATCTTTTTCGTATTATTGATGGCGATTTACAAGGTAAGCGAAGTACCAATGGTTTACGCATTAATGGCCGATCACGAGTCTCGCATGACCTCAAGCATGGAGATGTTATTAGCTTTGGCAAAGATATTGAAGCACGTTACTATACAACCTACACTGCAGTTGATCCTAAAATCTTAGAAAGTGGTGATATCAGTGATCTGCTGAGCCACATTGACGAAGACGAAGAAAACGTCTTAGAGAAAACACTGATTACTGACCATGCTGAATTAAAAGAAGTTTATGAAACTTCACTCATTCGATTAGCTTCCTTCCCAGAACTCAATCCCAATCCAGTGATTGAAATCAGCATGAAGGGAAAATTAACCTATCTAAATCCCGCTGCTATTCAAGTTTTCCCAGATATACAAACCCTACTTTTGAAGCATCCGCTCTTGGCTGGAATCCTACCCGTAGATAAACATTACCCTGAACAAAAACACTTTGAACGTGAAATCTACCTCAAGGATCGCTGCTTTCAACAATTGGTCCACTACATTTATGAAAGTGATTTAGTCCGTAGTTATGTTGTTGACATCACCGATTATAAAAAGGCAGAAGCAGCCCTGCGTAAAAGTGAAGCAAAGAATCGTGCCTTACTGGATGCCATCCCAGATCTGATGCTACATTTGAACTCCAGTGGTATCATTCTAGACTTTAAAGTGCCTAAAGGGCATCCTTTACAAAGTTCATCTGCTAATTTCGTAGGCCAGAATATTTATCAAATTTTGCCAACACCTGCGGCTCAACAAATGATTCGTTATGTGCGACGGACATTACAAACTAACCGTACTGAGGTGTTTGAGTATGAATCTCTGGTGGATGGTAGTATCCTATTCTATGAAGCGCGGATTGTCACGATTACTCAAGATGAGGCGCTAGCCATTATTCGTAATATTACCGATCGCAAAGGTTTTGAGAAACAATTACTCTACGATGCCTTACATGATGCCTTGACGGGTTTACCCAATCGGAATCTGTTCATGAATCGCCTCTCCCACGCGATCGAACTGGCTAAACGACGGGATGATTACCTCTTTGCTGTGTTATTTATTGACCTCGATCGCTTCAAGGTGATTAACGATAGCCTCGGTCATATTGTGGGCGATCAACTTCTGATTGCAATTTCACGCAAATTAGAAGCCTGCCTGCGTTCTGGGGATACGGTGGCTCGCTTGGGGGGGGATGAATTTGCCATCCTTCTGGAGGATATTAACAGCACCGAGGATGCAACGGCCCTAGCTGAACGTTTGCAGCGGGAGTTGTCCGTTCCCTTTTATCTCGATCATCAGGAAGTATTTGTTACCTTAAGTGTAGGGATTGCCCTCAGTACAACCGGCTACCGTCTACCAGAGGAATTGTTGCGTGACGCAGATACGGCGATGTATCACGCTAAGTCTTTGGGGCGTGCCCGCTATGAACTGTTTGATCAACAGATGCACGATCGTGCAGTGGCCCTGTTGCAACTCGATAATGATCTGCGGCGAGCCGTAGAACGCCAGGAATTTCTCCTGTACTACCAACCCATTGTTTCCCTGGCAACTGGCCACATTACGGGGTTTGAGGCCCTGATTCGCTGGCAGCACCCCCAACGCGGGCTGGTTCCGCCTAATGAATTTATTACCCTGGCGGAGGAAACTGGATTAATCATTGCTATGGGGGATTGGCTCCTGTGGGAAGCCTGTACCCAAGCCCAACGATGGCAACAGCAGTTTCCCAAAGCCTCGCCCCTAACCATGAGTGTTAACCTAGCCAGCCAGCAATTCTCCCAACCGCAACTGGTTGAAAAAGTTGGGAAAATCCTGGCGGAAACGGGTATGGCCCCCGGTACACTTAACCTGGAAATTACTGAAGGGACGATTATGGAAAATATCCAACTTTCTAAAGATATTTTTGTTGCCCTTAAGCGCTTGAATCTACAACTATGTATCGATGATTTTGGGACCGGGTACTCCTCCCTCAGTTATTTGCATCGTTTCCCGATCGATATCCTTAAAGTCGATCGTTCTTTTGTCAATGCAATCAGCCCCCACACTGATAGTCATGGTGAAACCGGGAGCGAAATCACCCAAACGATTATCATGTTGGCACATAACCTGGAACTTAGCGTCGTTGCCGAGGGGATCGAGACGATCGAACAACTGCAATACTTACGGGAACGCAACTGTGAGTATGGTCAGGGTTATTTGTTCTCGCATCCCTTACCCAGTCACGAAGTGGAAGCCTTGCTAACCGCCAATCCTACGTGGTAA
- a CDS encoding cupin domain-containing protein: protein MNWHIWRDCLALQPHPEGGYYCESYRSPTRIPLPQGERHCSTAIYYLLVGTQISRLHRLRSDEVWHFYQGVGLWVHELTPTGEHHVHRLGMDLAQGYRPQVVIPAGHWFCAEVARGSEEQGDRDRACLVGCTVSPGFEFADFEIGDRATLLAHYPQHQALIERFTPNP from the coding sequence ATGAATTGGCACATTTGGCGAGACTGTTTGGCGCTTCAGCCGCATCCGGAGGGGGGCTATTATTGTGAATCGTATCGATCGCCTACCCGGATACCCCTACCCCAGGGCGAACGGCATTGCAGCACGGCAATTTATTACCTATTGGTAGGCACCCAGATCTCCCGATTACACCGCCTTCGTTCTGATGAGGTTTGGCACTTTTACCAGGGGGTGGGCCTCTGGGTGCATGAGCTAACTCCCACTGGGGAGCATCATGTCCATCGGTTGGGCATGGATCTGGCGCAAGGCTATCGGCCTCAGGTGGTGATTCCAGCAGGGCACTGGTTTTGTGCTGAGGTGGCTCGCGGTTCAGAGGAACAAGGCGATCGCGATCGGGCTTGTTTAGTGGGTTGTACGGTTAGTCCTGGGTTTGAATTTGCGGATTTTGAGATCGGCGATCGGGCAACCCTATTAGCCCACTATCCCCAGCACCAAGCCTTGATCGAGCGCTTCACGCCCAATCCCTAG
- the rsmH gene encoding 16S rRNA (cytosine(1402)-N(4))-methyltransferase RsmH, which produces MTFSHVPVLAQALIRGVGVRPGGLYLDATVGGGGHSDLILAQGRETRVVAIDRDPLAIAAAQVALADYGDRVQFWQGNFADYFQTLGPVPALGKFDGILADLGVSSAQLDTPERGFSFRHEAPLDMRMDPSQGLTAADIINTYDEGALADLFFTYGEERLSRRIARRIVAQRPFHSTTALANTIAHCYPAATRSRSRGKAIHPATRVFQALRIAVNQELTALEMFLAQAPAWLTPGGRIGIISFHSLEDRLVKHRLRESALLTVITKKPIVPEPEEVAANPRARSAKLRLAQRSAEIPA; this is translated from the coding sequence ATGACTTTTTCCCATGTGCCGGTTTTGGCGCAGGCGCTGATCAGGGGGGTGGGGGTGCGTCCGGGGGGGCTGTATTTGGATGCGACGGTGGGGGGGGGTGGGCATAGTGACTTGATCCTGGCGCAGGGCCGGGAGACGCGGGTGGTGGCGATCGATCGCGATCCACTGGCGATCGCGGCAGCCCAAGTGGCGCTGGCGGACTATGGCGATCGGGTGCAATTCTGGCAGGGGAATTTCGCGGACTATTTCCAAACCTTGGGGCCGGTGCCAGCGTTGGGTAAGTTTGACGGCATTCTGGCAGATCTGGGGGTGAGTTCGGCTCAGTTGGATACGCCGGAACGAGGGTTTAGCTTTCGCCATGAGGCTCCCCTGGATATGCGCATGGACCCTAGTCAGGGGCTGACGGCAGCTGACATTATCAATACTTACGATGAGGGGGCGTTGGCGGATTTATTTTTTACCTATGGGGAAGAGCGGTTATCCCGTCGCATTGCCCGCCGGATTGTGGCCCAACGCCCCTTTCACTCGACGACGGCGTTGGCCAACACGATCGCCCACTGCTACCCTGCTGCAACCCGATCGCGATCGCGGGGGAAAGCCATTCACCCGGCAACGCGCGTGTTCCAGGCGTTACGGATCGCGGTCAATCAAGAACTCACCGCCCTGGAAATGTTTTTGGCCCAGGCGCCAGCTTGGCTCACCCCAGGGGGACGGATCGGTATCATCAGTTTCCATAGCCTGGAGGATCGGCTGGTCAAACACCGGCTGCGTGAGTCCGCACTCCTGACCGTCATTACTAAGAAACCGATCGTGCCGGAACCAGAGGAGGTGGCCGCCAATCCCAGGGCGCGATCGGCCAAGTTACGACTGGCGCAACGATCGGCAGAGATACCTGCTTAA
- a CDS encoding NAD(P)H-quinone oxidoreductase subunit H, giving the protein MTRIETRTEPMILNMGPHHPSMHGVLRLIVTLDGENVIDCEPVLGYLHRGMEKIAESRTNVMYVPYVSRWDYAAGMFNEAITVNAPEKLADIPVPKRASYIRVIMLELNRIANHLLWLGPFLADVGAQTPFFYIFREREMIYDLWEAATGSRLVNNNYFRIGGVAADLPYGWIDKCHDFCDYFLPIVDEYEKLITNNPIFRRRVEGIGVITREEAINWGLSGPMLRASGVKWDLRKVDHYECYDDFDWEVHWETAGDCLARYLVRIREMRESVKIIRQALKQIPGGPYENLEAKRMLAGGKKSEWDDFDYQYIGKKVAPTFKIPAGEHYVRIESGKGELGIFIMGNDSVFPWRWKIRAADFNNLQILPQLLRGMKVADIVAILGSIDVIMGSVDR; this is encoded by the coding sequence ATGACACGGATTGAGACCAGAACCGAACCCATGATCCTGAACATGGGTCCCCACCATCCCTCGATGCACGGGGTATTGCGGTTAATTGTCACCCTGGATGGGGAAAACGTGATCGACTGCGAACCCGTTCTGGGTTATCTGCATCGCGGCATGGAAAAGATTGCCGAAAGCCGCACCAACGTCATGTACGTTCCCTACGTCAGCCGTTGGGACTACGCCGCGGGGATGTTTAACGAAGCGATCACCGTCAACGCCCCGGAAAAACTGGCCGATATTCCGGTTCCCAAACGGGCCAGTTACATTCGGGTGATCATGCTGGAACTGAACCGGATTGCCAACCACCTCCTCTGGCTAGGTCCCTTCCTGGCTGATGTCGGTGCCCAAACGCCCTTTTTCTACATTTTCCGCGAGCGGGAAATGATTTATGACCTGTGGGAGGCGGCCACTGGCTCCCGTCTGGTGAACAATAACTACTTCCGCATTGGGGGCGTTGCCGCCGATCTACCCTACGGCTGGATCGACAAATGCCATGATTTTTGCGATTACTTCCTGCCGATCGTCGATGAATACGAAAAGCTGATCACCAATAACCCGATCTTCCGGCGGCGGGTAGAGGGCATTGGCGTGATCACCCGCGAAGAGGCCATCAACTGGGGGCTGTCGGGTCCAATGCTACGGGCTTCTGGCGTCAAGTGGGATCTGCGCAAAGTCGATCACTACGAGTGTTACGACGATTTCGACTGGGAAGTCCATTGGGAGACAGCCGGGGATTGTCTGGCCCGTTACCTGGTTCGTATTCGGGAAATGCGTGAGTCAGTCAAGATTATCCGGCAGGCCCTCAAGCAAATCCCAGGCGGTCCCTACGAAAATCTGGAAGCTAAGCGGATGCTGGCCGGAGGTAAGAAATCGGAATGGGATGACTTTGACTACCAATATATTGGTAAAAAAGTAGCCCCTACCTTTAAGATCCCGGCAGGTGAACACTATGTTCGCATCGAGAGCGGCAAGGGCGAACTGGGCATTTTCATTATGGGTAATGATTCCGTTTTCCCCTGGCGCTGGAAGATTCGCGCTGCTGATTTCAATAATCTGCAAATTCTGCCCCAGTTACTGCGAGGGATGAAGGTGGCAGATATTGTGGCCATCCTGGGCAGTATTGACGTGATTATGGGATCAGTCGATCGCTAG
- a CDS encoding Uma2 family endonuclease gives MSFEEFLSWKPDAPGYELFRGQVMVTQPAGKHEEIIGFVNLELSREVRRLQLPYFIPKQALVKVAGDNTSYCPDVMLVNRDELPNEPLWENVSTLTHGTSIPLVVEVVSTNWRTDYAYKLVDYEYLGICEYWVIDYLGSGGRRYIGSPKQPTLSIYQLIDDEYQLSQFRGDEIIQSGLFPDLKFTAHEILTGGR, from the coding sequence ATGTCATTTGAAGAATTTCTCAGTTGGAAGCCAGATGCTCCTGGCTACGAACTCTTTAGGGGACAGGTAATGGTTACGCAACCAGCAGGTAAACATGAGGAAATTATTGGTTTTGTTAACCTGGAACTGAGTCGCGAAGTACGGCGGTTACAGTTGCCTTACTTTATCCCCAAACAAGCGCTGGTTAAGGTGGCGGGTGATAACACTAGCTATTGCCCCGATGTGATGCTGGTTAATCGGGATGAATTGCCTAACGAACCCCTGTGGGAAAACGTGTCTACCCTCACCCACGGAACCAGTATTCCTCTCGTCGTTGAAGTGGTCAGCACTAACTGGCGCACAGATTATGCCTACAAGTTAGTGGACTATGAATATCTAGGGATTTGTGAGTATTGGGTAATTGACTATTTGGGGAGTGGGGGCCGGCGCTATATTGGTTCGCCCAAACAGCCTACCCTTTCGATTTATCAACTCATTGACGATGAATATCAACTCAGTCAGTTTCGGGGTGATGAGATTATCCAATCGGGGCTTTTCCCCGATCTCAAGTTCACAGCCCACGAGATACTAACGGGGGGTCG